ACCCGAAAGAACTGTTTGCTGCCGCCATGATGTACAACGGTTTCAATCCGAACAGCACGGACATGAAACAATGGCAAAAGGCCAAGGACACCATCATCAAGGCCAAGCCTTACTGGGCTGCGTTCAATAACCAGAGTTACATCAAGGAACTCACGGTCGGTAACATCTGGCTGGCGCATGGTTATTCCAGCGATTTCTTCCAGGCCAACGCTGATGCCCACACCGCCAAGCGTCCGTTTGGCGTGGCGTATGTCCTGCAAAAAGAAGGCAACACCTTGTCGGTGGATAATGTGATGGTGATGAAGTCCGCACCGCGTCCGGATCTGGCGTTCAAGTTCATCAACTTCATGACTGATGGCAAAAATGCATCCGATCTGACCAACATGATCGGCTCGGGCAACCCGAACGCCGCCGCCGGCCAGTTTGTGCAAGCTGACATCAAGAAAAACACCGCGGTATTCCCGGCTCCAGCTGATATGAAAAAGCTGTATCAACTCAACGCTCTGGAAGGCAAACCGCTGCGTGATCTGAACCGGCTCTGGACGGAAGTGAAGACCGCCCGGTAAGCTTCAAGGGGTAGCCAGTCTGGCTACCCTTTTTTCATTGCCCTCCGGCCTCATGCGCGCACTCCCTCCCATCAGCTTCCTGGCCCACCGTACTGCCCCCACTCGCGTGGCGCGCTACTTCTTCTGGTGCTACCTGCTGGTTGTGCTGCTGGTCTCGTTTTACCCGTTCTCCGGCTGGCGTTTTACCGGTGAACCGATCTTTGCCTTCTATACCTACCCGCTGCCGTATTACTTCACGTTTTTCGACAATCTGATCAACGTGGTTGCTTATTTCCCGCTGGGATTATCCGCCGCGCTGGCCATGCGGCGCTGGCGCTGGCTCGGGCCCTTACTGGCAGCGCTGATCGGCATCCTCACGTCGTGCGGGGTCGAATTTGTGCAGCAGTTCATTCCGACCCGGGTGGCGTCCAATATGGACATCCTCTCCAATGGCTGCGGCAGCGTCATTGGCGCGTTTGTGTCGGTGATTGTGGCGATGCGCCGCTCACAACGGCGCTGGCTGGTGTTCCGGCATTCGCACCTGTTTCCCGGTGGTGCAGCGGAATGGGGCATGGTGTGGCTGGGCCTATGGCTGATTACCCAGTTCGATCCATCCGTGCCGTTCTTTGGCGTGGTCGATGAACCACGCGGCATCCCGCAACCCATTCTTGCGCCCATGGGCGATCCAGCTTTGTTTTTGAACCTGCTGGAAGGCTGCGGCATGATGCTCAACACACTGGGCGTATGCTTGTTTGTGTCAGTGCTGGTGCGCCACAGCCGCGAGATACCCCGCGCGATTGCGTTGCTGGTCACGGTGGTGCTAGCCAGCAAAATCGTCTTTGCCGGGGCCATGCTCAAGTGGGTGGATTTTTTTGCCTGGATCAACCACAACGTGGCTTTGGGTGGCTTGGCAGCACTACCCTTGCTGGCAGTGCTGTTGCGGCTGAAACGCCCATGGCGGGCGCTGGCCGGGGCCGTGTGCTTGCTGGCGACCGTATTGGTGAGCTGGATGTGGCCACTCACACCCCAACTGTCGGCCATTTTGCCGTTGTTCCGCTGGAACTACGGCCATCTGATGCACTTCCGCGGACTGGCGGCGCTGATCAGCGATCTGTGGCCCTACGGCACCATGTTGTTCCTGCTGGGCTTTGCCGCGACCTACCGCAGCGAGAACGAGCCCGACTGGTGAGTGCGCAAATGCGACTCAGGGCTTGTGCAGTCGCGCTATACGCCGTGCTTCGGCATCCTGCCAGCGCTTTTTCTCGATCTGTTTTTCTGGCTCAAACAGTGGCACTGGCGTGGTTTTACCATCGTCCCCTATCGCCACCATGGTGAAGTAGCAACTATTGGTGTGCCGTACCGTACGCTCGCGGATGTTCTCGGCGATCACCTTGATGCCGATTTCCATTGAGGTGCGCCCGGTGTAGTTCACGCTGGCCAGAAAAGTCACCAGTTCGCCGACGTGAATCGGCTGCTTGAAGGTGACCTGATCCACCGACAGCGTCACCACATAGGTTCCTGCATAGCGGCTGGCACAGGCATAGGCCACTTCATCCAGCAGTTTCAGCAATTGCCCACCATGCACGTTGCCAGAAAAATTGGCCATTTCCGGCATCATCAACACGGTCATGGAAAGCTGGTGGCGGGGAGTGTCGCTCATGAAATGTTCCTGGATAAGTGAACGCGGCAGATACGATGTGGATATACCAAAAGTAACGCCGGGCAAGCCCGGCGTCATCTGGATTATTTGCAGCGTCTGACTTAAACCACGCCAGCGTGATGCGCCTGCGCGTCGGCATGATAGCTCGAACGCACCATCGCACCCACGGCGGCGTGCTTGAAGCCCATCTTGTACGCTTCTTCCTCAAACATCTTGAACACATCCGGGTGCACATAACGCAGCACCGGCAGATGGCCATTGGAAGGTTGCAGATACTGGCCGATGGTCAGCATGTCGATGTCGTGATCGCGCATGTCACGCATCACTTGCAGGATTTCTTCATCAGTTTCGCCCAGACCGACCATGATCCCGGACTTGGTATTCACGTGCGGGTATTTGGCCTTGAAGTCTTTCAGCAGCTTGAGCGAATGCAGATAATCCGCGCCGGGGCGGGCTTGCTTGTACAAGCGCGGCACGGTTTCCAGATTGTGGTTCATCACGTCCGGCAAACCAGCGGCAAAGATATCGACAGCGATATCAAGGCGGCCGCGGAAATCCGGCACCAGCACTTCGATCTGTGTGGCCGGGCTGGCCGCGCGGGTCTTCTGGATGCATTCCACAAAATGCTGGGCACCGCCGTCACGCAGATCGTCACGGTCGACCGACGTCACCACCACGTAACGCAGCTTGAGCGCAGCGATGGTTTCAGCCAGATGTTGGGGTTCGTTCTCATCCAGCGGATTGGGACGGCCGTGGCCGACATCGCAGAACG
This genomic interval from Silvimonas soli contains the following:
- a CDS encoding ABC transporter substrate-binding protein codes for the protein MKKLLMALMLAAGAAHAEDVLHIYNWNNYIAPETVKRFEADCKCKVVQDYYGAMEEMLAKLAAGAKGYDVIVPTGFALPPLIKQGLVQPLDKTKIPNIKNMNPAFMNSQFDPGNKYSIPYAFTTTLIGYNDKKIKELGIDPTSWSAIFDPAVLSKIKGKVTVLDDPKELFAAAMMYNGFNPNSTDMKQWQKAKDTIIKAKPYWAAFNNQSYIKELTVGNIWLAHGYSSDFFQANADAHTAKRPFGVAYVLQKEGNTLSVDNVMVMKSAPRPDLAFKFINFMTDGKNASDLTNMIGSGNPNAAAGQFVQADIKKNTAVFPAPADMKKLYQLNALEGKPLRDLNRLWTEVKTAR
- a CDS encoding VanZ family protein, translated to MRALPPISFLAHRTAPTRVARYFFWCYLLVVLLVSFYPFSGWRFTGEPIFAFYTYPLPYYFTFFDNLINVVAYFPLGLSAALAMRRWRWLGPLLAALIGILTSCGVEFVQQFIPTRVASNMDILSNGCGSVIGAFVSVIVAMRRSQRRWLVFRHSHLFPGGAAEWGMVWLGLWLITQFDPSVPFFGVVDEPRGIPQPILAPMGDPALFLNLLEGCGMMLNTLGVCLFVSVLVRHSREIPRAIALLVTVVLASKIVFAGAMLKWVDFFAWINHNVALGGLAALPLLAVLLRLKRPWRALAGAVCLLATVLVSWMWPLTPQLSAILPLFRWNYGHLMHFRGLAALISDLWPYGTMLFLLGFAATYRSENEPDW
- a CDS encoding acyl-CoA thioesterase; the protein is MSDTPRHQLSMTVLMMPEMANFSGNVHGGQLLKLLDEVAYACASRYAGTYVVTLSVDQVTFKQPIHVGELVTFLASVNYTGRTSMEIGIKVIAENIRERTVRHTNSCYFTMVAIGDDGKTTPVPLFEPEKQIEKKRWQDAEARRIARLHKP
- the lipA gene encoding lipoyl synthase, whose protein sequence is MTEELKTASEIASPVASNSAGVKHKGEAKTARIPIKIVPLEQKLKKPDWIRVTAPSTNSRFYEIKDILRNQKLHTVCEEASCPNIGECFGKGTATFMIMGDICTRRCPFCDVGHGRPNPLDENEPQHLAETIAALKLRYVVVTSVDRDDLRDGGAQHFVECIQKTRAASPATQIEVLVPDFRGRLDIAVDIFAAGLPDVMNHNLETVPRLYKQARPGADYLHSLKLLKDFKAKYPHVNTKSGIMVGLGETDEEILQVMRDMRDHDIDMLTIGQYLQPSNGHLPVLRYVHPDVFKMFEEEAYKMGFKHAAVGAMVRSSYHADAQAHHAGVV